One genomic segment of Pseudoalteromonas sp. GCY includes these proteins:
- a CDS encoding antibiotic biosynthesis monooxygenase family protein: MIATTPPPPYYAVIFTNIKNEDDEGYAQTASRMVELAQLQPGFLGLESAREEVGITVSYWRDLESIKAWKANAEHIEAQKNGNKKWYQSYTTRIAKVEREYSL, encoded by the coding sequence ATGATAGCAACTACTCCACCACCACCCTATTACGCCGTAATTTTTACCAATATTAAAAATGAAGACGACGAGGGTTACGCCCAAACCGCTTCGAGAATGGTCGAGCTTGCACAGCTTCAACCCGGATTTTTAGGATTAGAATCAGCGCGTGAGGAGGTTGGGATCACCGTTTCTTATTGGCGCGACCTAGAATCAATCAAAGCATGGAAAGCCAATGCTGAGCATATTGAGGCGCAAAAAAATGGCAATAAAAAATGGTATCAAAGTTATACGACTCGTATTGCCAAGGTAGAGCGTGAATATAGCTTATAA
- a CDS encoding M24 family metallopeptidase, whose amino-acid sequence MKGIAYQGAQQALDNLEDMTKGVAPIGESEYLARIEKAQQYMQQNNIDALYLNAGTNLKYFTGLQWYASERLVGAILPANGQVQFIVPFFEIGSIKDYWLIEGPIHAWQEEESPYQLVANVLNTLNIDSTGTLAIDESTAFFVADGIRIAAPELSLINAKAVTAHCRMHKSANEIALIQRAMDMTLAVHKATASMLYEGITTTEVEAFINEAHKKVGAPGNYFCIVLFGVASSFPHGVKNPQTLKKGDVVLVDTGCKLHGYLSDITRTYVFGDPSEKQKSVWQIEKQAQIAAFNAAKIGAPCGAVDKAAREYIASNGLGPDYQLPGCPHRTGHGIGLDIHEWPYLVKDNPEPLAAGMCFSNEPMLVIPDEFGIRLEDHFYMTDDGPRWFTEPAHSIDNPFGVE is encoded by the coding sequence ATGAAAGGTATTGCATACCAAGGCGCGCAACAGGCGCTAGATAACTTAGAAGATATGACCAAAGGCGTAGCGCCAATTGGCGAAAGCGAGTATTTAGCAAGAATAGAGAAAGCTCAACAATATATGCAGCAGAACAACATTGATGCACTCTATTTAAATGCTGGTACAAATTTAAAATACTTTACTGGTTTGCAATGGTACGCCAGTGAGCGTTTGGTCGGTGCTATTTTACCCGCCAATGGACAAGTTCAGTTTATCGTCCCGTTTTTTGAAATTGGCTCTATTAAGGATTATTGGCTGATTGAAGGCCCTATTCATGCTTGGCAAGAAGAAGAATCTCCTTACCAGCTCGTCGCAAACGTACTTAACACACTCAATATTGATAGCACAGGCACACTCGCCATTGACGAAAGCACTGCGTTTTTTGTTGCTGATGGGATCAGAATCGCGGCACCTGAGCTTTCGCTTATCAATGCAAAGGCAGTAACTGCGCATTGTAGAATGCATAAATCGGCCAATGAAATTGCCCTTATTCAACGTGCAATGGACATGACACTTGCCGTACATAAAGCAACGGCATCTATGCTGTATGAAGGGATCACCACAACCGAAGTTGAAGCTTTTATTAATGAAGCGCACAAAAAAGTGGGGGCACCGGGCAATTATTTTTGTATTGTGCTATTTGGTGTGGCGTCGTCATTCCCACATGGTGTAAAAAATCCACAAACGCTGAAAAAAGGCGATGTGGTTCTCGTCGACACAGGTTGTAAGTTACACGGCTATCTTAGTGATATCACCCGTACTTATGTTTTTGGCGACCCCAGTGAAAAGCAAAAGTCCGTTTGGCAAATCGAGAAGCAAGCGCAAATTGCAGCATTTAATGCAGCCAAAATTGGTGCGCCCTGTGGCGCTGTTGATAAAGCCGCGAGAGAGTATATTGCCAGCAATGGGCTCGGTCCTGACTATCAACTACCAGGTTGCCCACATCGCACTGGGCACGGTATCGGCTTAGATATCCACGAATGGCCTTATTTAGTCAAAGACAACCCAGAACCGCTTGCAGCTGGAATGTGTTTTTCAAATGAACCTATGCTGGTTATTCCTGATGAATTTGGCATTCGCTTGGAAGACCATTTCTATATGACCGACGATGGTCCACGTTGGTTTACTGAACCTGCACATAGCATAGACAACCCTTTTGGGGTTGAATAA
- a CDS encoding NAD(P)/FAD-dependent oxidoreductase, with protein sequence MESNNKIAVIGAGIIGITTALQLARRGHAVTLLDKNQPAEGCSKGNAGHFATEQVFPMADAALLTKVPGMLVNPMGPLRIETTSLLKNVPWFVRFLKQMKSSYFHKGTIALRSLNERALPAYQRLLGDKYHTLISSNGSLLVFESDESSARQSYKKYAEQDISVSLLTGDQAREMEPSLSSTITSALYFDKVAHSTDPYALCLTLYEQFMQLGGAFKQGSIDDITHTEHGYTLNSNNHKMIFNKVVVATGAASKTLCASLGYSLPMIAERGYHNMLAVNNTLTRPVASSERGFIMTPMSQGLRLAGTVEFAALESKPNYSRARVLLHHASILLRQPLPQHSEALWVGCRPSLPDYLPVIGQAPNHHNLYFALGHQHLGLTQAAISSECIADLIDNKPNDIDLTPFSIARFN encoded by the coding sequence GTGGAAAGTAATAATAAAATTGCAGTGATCGGCGCAGGGATCATTGGGATCACCACCGCGCTGCAATTAGCTCGACGAGGCCACGCTGTTACCTTGCTCGATAAAAATCAGCCCGCAGAGGGATGCTCTAAGGGTAATGCGGGGCATTTTGCCACAGAACAGGTATTTCCCATGGCAGATGCAGCTTTACTAACAAAAGTGCCTGGCATGTTAGTCAATCCGATGGGGCCTTTGCGAATTGAGACCACCTCTTTGCTCAAAAATGTTCCTTGGTTTGTACGATTCTTAAAGCAAATGAAAAGTAGCTATTTCCACAAAGGTACAATCGCACTTAGAAGTTTAAATGAACGCGCACTACCCGCATACCAGCGTTTACTTGGTGATAAGTATCATACACTTATATCTAGCAACGGCAGTTTACTGGTATTTGAAAGTGACGAAAGCTCTGCGCGTCAAAGCTATAAAAAATACGCCGAACAAGACATCTCAGTGAGCTTACTTACAGGTGATCAAGCCCGAGAAATGGAGCCGAGCCTATCAAGTACCATTACCTCGGCACTGTATTTTGATAAAGTCGCGCATAGCACAGATCCCTACGCTCTCTGTTTGACGTTATATGAGCAGTTTATGCAGCTAGGGGGAGCATTCAAACAAGGCTCAATCGACGATATTACCCACACAGAGCATGGCTACACACTCAACTCGAATAACCACAAGATGATCTTTAACAAAGTCGTTGTGGCAACGGGTGCTGCAAGTAAAACGCTCTGTGCATCTTTAGGTTACTCACTGCCCATGATTGCCGAGCGCGGTTATCACAACATGTTGGCAGTGAATAATACGCTTACACGACCTGTCGCATCAAGTGAGCGAGGGTTTATCATGACGCCCATGTCACAAGGTTTGAGACTGGCCGGAACGGTAGAATTTGCCGCACTGGAGAGTAAACCCAACTACAGCCGTGCTCGCGTATTGTTACATCACGCAAGTATTCTATTAAGGCAACCTCTGCCACAGCACAGTGAAGCGTTGTGGGTTGGCTGCCGTCCCTCACTCCCAGATTATTTACCTGTCATCGGACAAGCGCCAAATCATCACAACCTTTATTTTGCACTGGGTCATCAGCACTTAGGACTGACCCAAGCCGCAATTTCAAGTGAATGTATCGCAGATCTTATTGACAACAAGCCCAACGACATCGATCTTACTCCCTTTAGTATTGCTCGATTTAATTAG
- a CDS encoding dihydrodipicolinate synthase family protein, giving the protein MNVNWQGVYPAVTTQFHDDESINFDTTKEMIDNLINEGVHGIIVLGTVGENCSLTADEKRQVLKAATEVVGDRVPLLSGVAETTTALAVEFAKDAEALGIDGLMVLPGMVYRSTEREAIHHYQQVARSTALPIMIYNNPVTYGVDVSIEGMKTLAEESNIVSVKEATEDTRRISELFSAFGDRYVVFGGVDDIALESLMLGATGWISGLTNVFPRESVAIYKLAEQGRYEEARALWRWFLPLLRLDTIPTLVQCIKYAEHLAGRGSEVTRSPRLPLTQEQKAYVSRLYDEAMANRIDLSQYNLD; this is encoded by the coding sequence ATGAACGTAAATTGGCAGGGTGTATATCCAGCAGTAACCACTCAATTCCATGATGATGAAAGCATCAACTTTGATACTACCAAAGAGATGATAGATAACCTGATTAACGAAGGGGTTCATGGCATCATAGTATTAGGCACCGTCGGTGAAAACTGCTCACTCACGGCTGACGAGAAACGCCAGGTTTTAAAAGCGGCAACAGAAGTGGTAGGTGATAGAGTGCCACTACTTAGTGGTGTGGCTGAAACCACAACAGCGCTTGCTGTCGAGTTTGCCAAGGATGCAGAAGCGCTCGGCATAGATGGACTGATGGTATTGCCGGGGATGGTTTACCGCTCAACCGAGCGCGAAGCTATTCATCATTACCAACAGGTAGCGCGAAGCACGGCATTACCTATTATGATTTACAACAATCCGGTGACCTACGGTGTCGATGTGTCTATTGAAGGCATGAAAACCTTAGCTGAGGAGTCCAATATTGTTTCTGTAAAAGAAGCAACGGAAGATACCCGTCGTATTAGCGAGCTGTTTAGCGCATTTGGCGATCGCTACGTTGTATTTGGTGGTGTTGATGATATCGCACTGGAAAGCCTGATGCTTGGTGCGACGGGTTGGATCTCGGGATTGACCAATGTATTCCCACGCGAGTCAGTGGCTATTTATAAACTTGCCGAACAAGGTCGCTATGAGGAAGCGCGCGCACTGTGGCGTTGGTTTTTACCTTTGCTACGCTTAGATACTATTCCCACACTGGTGCAGTGCATCAAATATGCAGAACATTTGGCTGGACGTGGTAGTGAAGTGACTCGCTCTCCAAGATTGCCACTCACCCAAGAACAAAAGGCTTACGTGAGTCGTTTGTACGATGAAGCGATGGCAAATCGAATTGACTTAAGCCAATATAACTTGGACTAA
- a CDS encoding 4-hydroxyproline epimerase, producing MILGTYYCIDGHTCGNPVRLVTSGHPTLLGENMSEKRQHFLRDYDWIRRALMFEPRGHDMMSGAFLYPPTTADGDVAILFIETSGCLPMCGHGTIGTVTFGLESGLITPMEQGVLKLDTPAGRVNAYYEMKAGKVTWVKLYNVPAFLAYQAVPVHVDGLGELIVDIAYGGNFYIIVEPQSLFAGVDQSRAAELLAWSPKVRAAVNAQTNPIHPEDSTVCGASHVLWTGKPRHPDSHAANAVFYGDKAIDRSPCGTGTSARMAQLFAKGLLKDGDTFVHESIIGSQFIGKVEGTTEVAGKAAILPSIQGWARQTGSNCITVDDEDPYAFGFQVL from the coding sequence ATGATTTTAGGCACCTACTATTGTATAGATGGCCACACCTGTGGCAATCCCGTGCGCTTGGTCACAAGCGGTCATCCAACGCTTTTGGGCGAGAACATGAGTGAAAAGCGCCAACATTTTTTACGTGACTACGATTGGATAAGGCGCGCACTGATGTTTGAGCCCAGAGGCCATGACATGATGTCGGGTGCCTTTTTATATCCACCGACCACTGCGGATGGGGATGTGGCAATCCTATTTATCGAAACCTCTGGGTGCTTGCCGATGTGTGGGCATGGCACTATAGGGACAGTCACTTTTGGCCTTGAAAGCGGCCTTATTACTCCAATGGAACAGGGTGTACTCAAGCTTGACACCCCTGCGGGGCGCGTGAATGCCTATTATGAGATGAAAGCAGGTAAAGTGACTTGGGTAAAGCTCTACAATGTGCCGGCATTTTTGGCGTACCAAGCGGTGCCTGTCCACGTTGATGGGCTAGGGGAGCTCATCGTTGATATTGCCTATGGTGGTAACTTTTACATTATTGTTGAGCCTCAAAGTCTATTTGCTGGTGTGGATCAAAGCCGCGCCGCGGAATTACTGGCGTGGAGCCCCAAAGTGCGCGCGGCAGTTAACGCGCAAACAAACCCAATTCATCCTGAAGACTCTACCGTGTGTGGCGCCTCCCATGTGTTATGGACAGGTAAGCCACGGCACCCAGATAGTCATGCGGCCAACGCAGTATTTTATGGCGATAAGGCGATTGATAGGTCGCCTTGTGGTACCGGCACAAGTGCACGAATGGCACAGCTGTTTGCAAAAGGACTGCTAAAAGATGGCGATACGTTTGTTCACGAGAGCATCATAGGCAGCCAATTTATCGGTAAGGTCGAAGGCACAACTGAAGTTGCGGGAAAAGCCGCAATTCTGCCAAGTATTCAAGGTTGGGCACGTCAAACGGGGAGTAATTGTATCACTGTAGATGACGAAGATCCGTATGCATTTGGTTTTCAGGTGCTCTAG
- a CDS encoding aldehyde dehydrogenase (NADP(+)): protein MNLSGKSYINGAWQAAQMASTFYAFCPATNEPLTQPFFNASEAQVEEAVNAAEQAFKAYRKTSMTARAEFLETIAQEILALGDELITTTMAETNLPRLRLEGERGRTVNQLNAFAAALRDNLAELSLDKEEQADPNRTPLPKPKTLLKHIPIGVVAVFGASNFPYAFSTLGGDTAAALAAGCPVVYKGHPAHPATCELMTKAIATAISKCDMPSGVFSMLQAKAYDVAHWLVKAEPIKAVGFTGSFGVAKALQDTIAKRHEPIPLYGELGSVNPQIVLPEKIQSQGAELGAQFVQSLLMGNGQFCTSPGIWLVPSSSSQAFIETAKQNISAAPSDTLLTPGILKAYQNSIAALKVHPQVTLLSSGDQAQPFHANAHLFLTDSKSFATDARLKEEVFGPSALVVSYDNLAQLKDLIADLDGQLTASIHGTDSDLHQAEDIIEALQYRVGRLIYGQMPTGVEVCATMNHGGPFPSSTDVRSTSVGLEALKRFVRPICIQS from the coding sequence ATGAATTTATCAGGAAAGAGCTATATCAACGGTGCGTGGCAAGCCGCACAAATGGCATCAACGTTTTACGCGTTTTGCCCAGCAACCAATGAGCCACTGACGCAACCTTTTTTTAATGCCAGTGAAGCACAAGTAGAGGAGGCCGTTAATGCAGCAGAGCAGGCTTTTAAGGCTTATCGTAAAACCTCGATGACTGCTAGAGCAGAATTTTTAGAGACCATAGCCCAAGAAATTCTCGCCTTAGGTGATGAGCTGATCACCACCACGATGGCAGAAACTAACCTGCCAAGGCTAAGACTCGAGGGCGAGCGTGGCCGGACGGTAAACCAATTAAACGCATTTGCCGCAGCGCTGAGAGATAACCTAGCAGAGCTCAGTCTAGATAAAGAAGAGCAAGCCGACCCAAATCGCACGCCGCTGCCTAAGCCAAAAACACTGCTTAAGCATATTCCTATTGGCGTTGTTGCGGTGTTTGGCGCGTCAAACTTCCCGTATGCCTTCTCTACGCTTGGGGGTGATACCGCAGCTGCGTTAGCCGCTGGCTGCCCTGTGGTATATAAAGGTCACCCAGCACATCCGGCAACGTGTGAGCTAATGACTAAGGCCATCGCCACAGCAATAAGCAAGTGCGATATGCCAAGCGGGGTGTTTTCAATGCTGCAAGCGAAAGCATACGATGTCGCGCATTGGCTGGTTAAAGCCGAGCCTATCAAAGCGGTTGGATTTACAGGCTCCTTTGGCGTTGCAAAAGCATTGCAAGACACCATCGCGAAGCGCCATGAACCTATCCCGCTTTACGGTGAGCTTGGCAGCGTAAACCCGCAAATTGTCTTACCTGAAAAAATACAGTCGCAAGGCGCAGAGCTTGGTGCACAATTTGTCCAGTCTTTACTTATGGGTAATGGTCAATTTTGTACTAGCCCCGGTATTTGGTTGGTGCCAAGTAGTAGTTCGCAAGCATTTATCGAGACGGCTAAGCAAAATATTAGCGCAGCGCCTTCAGATACCTTATTGACCCCAGGCATTTTAAAAGCTTACCAAAACAGCATCGCGGCGCTAAAAGTACACCCTCAGGTAACCTTATTAAGTTCTGGTGATCAAGCACAGCCGTTTCATGCAAACGCCCATTTGTTCCTAACGGATAGCAAAAGTTTTGCAACCGATGCAAGGCTTAAAGAAGAAGTCTTTGGGCCAAGTGCTTTAGTGGTGAGCTATGACAACTTAGCGCAGCTTAAAGACTTAATCGCAGATTTAGATGGACAGCTCACCGCCAGCATTCATGGCACTGATTCTGACCTACATCAAGCCGAAGACATCATAGAGGCGTTACAATACCGCGTAGGTCGATTGATTTACGGGCAAATGCCAACGGGCGTTGAAGTGTGCGCCACTATGAACCATGGTGGGCCGTTTCCATCATCAACCGATGTACGTTCAACATCGGTAGGGTTAGAAGCGCTCAAACGATTCGTAAGACCAATTTGTATACAAAGTTAA
- a CDS encoding GntR family transcriptional regulator, with amino-acid sequence MAIVHKTRTQLVAEAIREKILTGEIKAGEPLRQAALADELNVSRIPVREALLQLEAEGLVNFEAHKGATVTRLSAEQIDEIFDLRALLEAELLRHSIDKLTARDLLEAEAILAELEEATAAGDTQLATGKLNAEFHSKLYSKAQRPQTRELVDVYSKNSERYVRMHILLAGGIKTAPEEHRQLLELCRDKNTKGACDFLKKHITGAKDDIKTLLLKLESEQ; translated from the coding sequence ATGGCGATTGTACATAAAACTCGAACTCAATTAGTTGCTGAAGCAATTCGTGAAAAAATCCTCACTGGTGAAATCAAAGCGGGCGAGCCGCTGAGGCAAGCTGCGCTGGCAGATGAGTTAAATGTAAGCCGTATTCCCGTTAGAGAAGCACTCCTGCAACTAGAAGCCGAAGGCTTAGTTAACTTTGAAGCGCACAAAGGTGCGACGGTCACGCGCTTAAGTGCCGAACAAATCGATGAAATATTTGATCTACGCGCATTGTTAGAAGCTGAGCTGTTACGCCACTCAATCGACAAGTTAACCGCACGCGACCTGCTCGAAGCTGAAGCCATCTTAGCCGAGCTTGAAGAAGCCACTGCCGCTGGTGATACACAGCTGGCAACGGGCAAACTCAACGCCGAATTTCACAGCAAACTCTACAGCAAAGCACAGCGCCCACAAACTCGCGAGCTGGTGGATGTGTACAGTAAAAACTCCGAGCGCTACGTGCGCATGCACATCCTACTCGCTGGCGGCATAAAAACCGCACCAGAGGAACACCGCCAGCTATTAGAACTGTGCCGCGATAAAAATACCAAAGGGGCGTGTGACTTTTTGAAAAAGCATATCACCGGCGCTAAAGATGATATTAAGACGTTGCTGCTAAAGCTTGAAAGCGAGCAATAA
- a CDS encoding propionyl-CoA synthetase — MTTTYQQAYHTFTQDPEVFWLKEATRLDWHTPPKIGHNQDQEGLSHWFSDGLMNTSYLALDHHVHQGRGEQTALIYDSPVTNTKCKVSYRELLSQVSYFAAGLNQLGVSVGDRVVIYMPMVPEAVVAMLACARVGAIHSVVFGGFAPHELAVRIDDAKPKLVISASCGIEIGRTIEYKPMLDEALSLAKHQVEHCIVLQREAYQAQMLSPRDLDWVVVANTPESFDAVPLSSTHPLYILYTSGTTGTPKGVVREQGGHAVALNYSMKTVYGMEPGEVFWAASDIGWVVGHSYIVYGPLIYGCTSVLYEGKPIKTPDAGAFWRVVEEYQVAALFSAPTAFRAIKKEDPSAALLANYNTSSLKALFLAGERLDPATYDWLQSTTKLPVIDHWWQTETGWAIACNPVGIELMPTKAGSATVPTPGYQVEILDVDGSPCEANQQGVVAVKLPLPPGCLTTIWNNTARFKGSYLSQYPGYYLSGDGGYFDEDGYLFIMGRTDDVINVAGHRLSTGEMEEIVAGHNAIAECAVFAGKDELKGQVPIAMVVLKDGVNTTETAIAEEIRSLIREKIGAIACLKTIKVVERLPKTRSGKILRKNLRQLVDGEDIIVPSTIDDPAIIEELKQLWDVSQHQ; from the coding sequence ATGACAACAACCTATCAACAGGCATACCATACATTTACCCAAGATCCAGAGGTATTTTGGCTCAAAGAAGCGACACGGCTTGATTGGCATACGCCACCAAAAATCGGACATAACCAAGATCAAGAGGGGTTGAGTCATTGGTTTAGTGATGGCTTGATGAATACCAGTTATCTGGCACTCGACCATCATGTACACCAAGGCCGAGGCGAGCAAACTGCGTTAATTTATGACTCGCCGGTGACGAATACCAAATGCAAAGTTAGCTATCGTGAATTGCTTTCGCAAGTGAGCTATTTTGCGGCAGGCTTAAATCAGCTTGGTGTAAGCGTAGGGGATAGGGTCGTAATTTATATGCCCATGGTGCCTGAGGCGGTCGTTGCTATGCTTGCTTGTGCGCGCGTGGGTGCTATTCATTCAGTGGTGTTTGGCGGCTTTGCACCTCATGAGCTTGCGGTGAGAATCGATGATGCTAAACCAAAACTGGTGATCAGTGCTTCTTGCGGAATTGAAATAGGCCGCACCATTGAATACAAACCTATGCTGGATGAAGCTTTGTCGTTGGCAAAGCATCAAGTAGAGCATTGTATTGTGTTACAGCGTGAGGCATACCAAGCGCAGATGTTATCGCCAAGAGACTTAGATTGGGTGGTGGTGGCAAATACGCCAGAATCCTTTGATGCCGTGCCGTTATCAAGCACACATCCGCTTTATATTTTGTATACCTCTGGCACCACAGGCACACCCAAAGGAGTAGTGCGAGAGCAAGGCGGTCATGCTGTGGCATTAAACTACAGTATGAAAACCGTTTACGGCATGGAGCCCGGCGAAGTGTTTTGGGCGGCATCCGACATTGGCTGGGTTGTGGGGCATTCTTATATTGTTTATGGCCCACTGATTTATGGTTGCACCAGCGTATTATACGAAGGTAAACCGATAAAAACCCCAGATGCAGGGGCGTTTTGGCGAGTGGTTGAAGAATATCAAGTGGCAGCACTTTTTAGTGCGCCTACGGCATTTCGTGCCATAAAAAAAGAAGATCCGAGCGCAGCCCTCTTGGCTAACTACAACACCAGCAGTCTAAAAGCACTATTTTTAGCTGGTGAACGACTCGACCCTGCTACCTACGACTGGCTACAGTCCACCACAAAGCTGCCGGTAATCGACCACTGGTGGCAAACGGAAACGGGTTGGGCAATTGCGTGTAACCCAGTTGGGATTGAATTGATGCCTACAAAGGCGGGCAGTGCCACAGTTCCTACACCGGGCTATCAAGTCGAGATCCTTGATGTGGACGGCAGTCCATGTGAAGCCAATCAACAAGGTGTTGTTGCGGTTAAATTGCCACTTCCCCCTGGTTGTTTAACCACCATTTGGAATAATACAGCACGCTTTAAAGGCAGTTACTTATCACAGTACCCCGGTTATTATCTTTCTGGCGACGGTGGCTATTTTGATGAAGACGGCTACCTGTTTATTATGGGCCGTACCGATGACGTAATAAACGTAGCCGGGCATAGATTGTCAACCGGTGAAATGGAAGAGATCGTTGCAGGCCACAATGCAATTGCAGAATGCGCCGTATTTGCCGGTAAAGATGAGTTAAAAGGGCAAGTGCCTATTGCCATGGTGGTACTGAAAGATGGCGTAAACACCACTGAAACGGCCATTGCCGAGGAAATAAGAAGCCTGATCCGCGAAAAAATCGGCGCGATTGCCTGCCTTAAAACCATTAAAGTGGTTGAGCGTTTACCCAAAACCCGTTCGGGTAAAATTCTCAGAAAGAACCTACGCCAGCTGGTGGACGGAGAAGACATTATCGTGCCATCTACCATTGACGACCCCGCCATTATTGAAGAGTTAAAGCAATTGTGGGATGTGAGCCAGCACCAATAG
- a CDS encoding efflux RND transporter periplasmic adaptor subunit produces MIKDTSAQDKQIAKKRTIKKPVIALLAVGITLGGLTSAWPSINMILSAEQTVSREQVRLATVVRGDISEDIRVEGRTLAANNPDLYAIASGTVTLNVKPGDAIEAGQALLSIESPELTNRLLQEEATFERLQTEVERQRISIKQQLLDTKQRMEMAKVDLEAAEREMARSKQSIEKQIISKLELEQSMVELKRAQLQERHAIESLKLEQERLAFELKSSELSLTRQQHILEEVQRQVAALNIISPLSGIVGTVHVQQKQFVQRDAALISLVDLSELEVEAQIPEIYAENLGVGMAAEVFINQYQYHAKLVAISPEIEAGRVSARVRFDEQPSGLRQNQKVSTRIILSQKQDVLKVRRGAFVETGAGRFTYAVVGEQADQTPIQLGVKSISEVEIIEGLSEGQEIVISSLDPFNNKARVLLGK; encoded by the coding sequence ATGATTAAAGATACAAGTGCGCAAGACAAACAAATCGCAAAAAAGCGAACCATAAAAAAGCCTGTGATTGCGTTATTGGCCGTTGGCATCACCTTAGGTGGATTAACCAGTGCTTGGCCAAGCATTAACATGATTTTATCTGCAGAGCAGACGGTATCGCGGGAGCAAGTACGTCTCGCCACGGTAGTGAGAGGTGATATCAGCGAAGATATTCGTGTTGAAGGGCGCACGCTCGCAGCGAATAATCCAGATTTATACGCTATTGCATCAGGCACGGTAACACTCAATGTTAAACCCGGTGATGCCATAGAGGCGGGGCAAGCGCTGCTTAGTATCGAGAGTCCTGAGCTTACCAACCGTTTACTACAAGAAGAGGCCACGTTCGAACGTTTACAAACGGAAGTTGAGCGCCAACGGATCTCGATTAAACAACAGCTACTCGATACCAAACAACGCATGGAAATGGCGAAAGTAGACTTAGAAGCGGCAGAGCGGGAAATGGCGCGCTCAAAACAGAGTATCGAAAAACAAATTATCTCAAAACTAGAGCTTGAGCAGTCAATGGTTGAACTTAAGCGCGCGCAGCTACAAGAGCGGCACGCCATTGAGTCGCTAAAGCTTGAGCAAGAGCGACTTGCATTTGAGCTAAAAAGTAGCGAGTTGAGCCTAACCAGACAACAGCATATTTTAGAAGAAGTGCAGCGTCAGGTAGCCGCACTTAACATTATTTCTCCGTTGTCGGGTATTGTTGGTACGGTGCATGTCCAGCAAAAGCAGTTTGTACAGCGAGATGCGGCGCTAATATCCTTGGTTGACCTTTCAGAGCTCGAAGTTGAAGCGCAGATCCCAGAAATCTATGCTGAAAACCTAGGAGTCGGCATGGCCGCGGAAGTATTTATTAATCAATACCAATATCACGCGAAGCTGGTCGCTATTTCTCCTGAAATTGAAGCCGGCCGCGTCAGTGCACGGGTACGCTTTGACGAGCAGCCAAGTGGTCTTCGCCAAAACCAAAAGGTATCTACAAGAATTATCCTGTCGCAAAAGCAAGACGTGCTCAAAGTAAGGCGTGGTGCATTTGTTGAAACCGGCGCTGGGCGTTTTACCTATGCGGTTGTCGGCGAGCAGGCTGATCAAACACCTATTCAGCTCGGTGTAAAAAGTATTTCTGAAGTTGAGATTATCGAGGGCCTGAGTGAAGGACAAGAAATCGTGATCTCAAGTTTAGATCCGTTCAATAACAAAGCGCGAGTGTTACTCGGGAAGTAG
- a CDS encoding ABC transporter ATP-binding protein: protein MLKMNEVSKIYRTDLIETHALSNVNLTIEEGEFIAVTGPSGSGKTTFLNIAGLLERFEHGDYFLDGENVANLNDKKLSQLRNEKIGFIFQGFNLISDLSLYDNVEVPLIFRGIKASERKKRIEEALELVGLASRMKHHPAQLSGGQQQRVAIARALAGKPRFLLADEPTGNLDSLMARQVMDLLQEVNQAGTTLIMVTHDNELARRAGRNIQILDGELTDITKSQLTELAV, encoded by the coding sequence ATGTTAAAAATGAATGAAGTAAGCAAAATTTATCGCACAGATCTGATTGAGACCCATGCACTCAGTAATGTGAATTTAACCATTGAAGAAGGGGAGTTTATTGCGGTCACAGGCCCGTCAGGATCAGGCAAAACGACCTTTTTGAACATTGCGGGTTTATTAGAGCGTTTTGAGCACGGTGACTATTTTCTAGATGGTGAAAACGTTGCCAATCTTAACGATAAAAAGTTGTCTCAGCTAAGAAACGAAAAAATTGGCTTTATCTTCCAAGGCTTTAATCTTATCAGCGACTTATCTTTATATGACAACGTTGAAGTCCCCCTTATTTTCAGAGGAATAAAAGCCAGCGAACGTAAAAAGCGCATTGAAGAAGCGCTTGAACTCGTTGGGCTTGCAAGCCGAATGAAACATCATCCTGCACAACTGAGTGGCGGGCAGCAGCAGCGTGTGGCTATTGCCAGAGCACTGGCGGGTAAACCTCGATTCCTACTAGCGGATGAGCCAACGGGTAACTTAGACAGCTTAATGGCAAGACAAGTGATGGATTTATTACAAGAAGTGAATCAGGCGGGCACCACATTGATTATGGTAACCCATGACAATGAGCTGGCACGACGAGCGGGTCGTAATATCCAAATTCTTGATGGTGAGCTAACCGACATCACTAAATCTCAGCTAACCGAACTGGCAGTGTAG